A DNA window from Anaerolineae bacterium contains the following coding sequences:
- a CDS encoding methyltransferase domain-containing protein has product MKEYVHGYSNQETARLADQANTLAELLHYDTHYPAGSTVLEVGCGVGAQTVILAQNSPEALITAIDISPDSLNQARATVNRRKLNNVTFKKANIFDLPFADNGFDHIFVCFVLEHLAEPVEALARLKRVLKPGGSITVIEGDHGSYYSHPASAEASRAVQCLIDLQARLKGNSRIGRQLYPLLRRAGFAQVSVSPRMVYVDASKPALVEGFSRKTFIAMVEAVQAQALALSLIDKKTWDKGIADLYRATAEDGTFCYTFFKGLGVKSVSPVDS; this is encoded by the coding sequence ATGAAAGAGTATGTGCACGGCTATTCAAATCAAGAGACCGCCCGATTGGCGGACCAGGCCAATACGCTGGCTGAATTGTTACATTACGATACCCACTATCCGGCGGGGAGCACTGTTTTAGAAGTTGGCTGCGGCGTCGGGGCGCAAACCGTTATTTTGGCCCAAAATAGCCCCGAAGCCCTGATCACGGCTATTGATATTTCCCCGGATTCCTTGAACCAGGCCAGGGCGACCGTCAACCGGCGCAAGTTAAATAATGTCACCTTCAAAAAGGCCAATATTTTTGACTTACCTTTTGCCGACAATGGCTTTGACCACATTTTTGTCTGTTTTGTGCTGGAACATCTGGCGGAACCTGTCGAGGCGCTGGCCAGGCTCAAAAGAGTGCTAAAACCGGGCGGTTCCATCACCGTCATCGAAGGCGACCACGGTTCCTACTACAGCCATCCGGCCAGCGCCGAGGCCTCACGGGCGGTGCAATGTTTAATTGACCTCCAGGCCCGGCTTAAGGGGAATTCGCGCATTGGCCGGCAACTCTACCCCCTGCTGCGCCGGGCCGGATTTGCGCAGGTCAGCGTATCGCCGCGCATGGTGTATGTTGACGCCAGCAAACCGGCGCTGGTGGAAGGATTCAGCCGGAAAACATTTATTGCCATGGTTGAAGCGGTGCAAGCGCAAGCCCTGGCCTTAAGCTTGATTGATAAAAAAACCTGGGATAAGGGCATTGCCGATCTGTACCGGGCCACCGCAGAAGACGGCACGTTCTGTTATACCTTTTTTAAGGGGTTGGGGGTGAAAAGTGTCTCCCCAGTCGATTCATAA
- a CDS encoding MBL fold metallo-hydrolase encodes MLQEIADRVFVDLDYEGANVGCILTDEGAIVVDTPMIPEDGKRWAKTVSELTDRVLYVFNTDHHRAHIMGNQFFDAPVLAHEAAWKEMANYKETFIERTKNLFKKRPDIQRQFNQVRIIKPELCFTGKLVIQKGGRELHFLYLGGHTPATSGLFLPNERILFTGDLVVVNEHPALGQCNSEEWLARSRWLRRQSYSMIVPGHGPLCNVEATEPVSEYIRAMRSKVRSQYKSGRTKAEAAVVISQMIDFFPYRAGEKSIIEKRIRAGVSRVYDEMKAIYGQA; translated from the coding sequence ATGCTCCAAGAAATTGCCGACCGAGTTTTTGTTGACCTGGATTATGAAGGGGCCAATGTTGGCTGCATTTTAACCGATGAGGGCGCGATTGTGGTTGACACGCCGATGATCCCCGAAGACGGTAAACGTTGGGCCAAAACCGTTTCAGAATTAACGGATAGGGTGTTGTACGTTTTCAACACCGACCACCACCGGGCCCACATTATGGGCAATCAATTCTTTGATGCGCCTGTTTTGGCGCATGAAGCGGCCTGGAAAGAAATGGCCAATTATAAAGAAACCTTCATCGAACGGACCAAAAATCTATTCAAAAAGCGTCCCGACATTCAAAGACAATTTAACCAGGTCAGGATCATCAAGCCGGAACTCTGTTTTACCGGCAAACTGGTGATCCAAAAAGGGGGGCGCGAGTTGCACTTTTTATACCTGGGGGGGCATACCCCGGCCACCAGCGGCCTGTTTTTGCCCAACGAGCGCATTCTCTTTACCGGCGATTTGGTGGTGGTAAATGAGCATCCCGCCCTGGGCCAGTGCAACAGCGAAGAATGGTTGGCCAGGTCGCGCTGGCTGCGCCGGCAGAGTTACTCAATGATTGTGCCGGGCCATGGGCCGCTCTGTAACGTGGAAGCCACCGAGCCGGTGTCGGAGTATATCCGGGCTATGCGCTCCAAAGTCCGTAGCCAATATAAATCGGGCCGCACCAAGGCCGAAGCTGCCGTGGTGATTAGCCAGATGATTGATTTTTTCCCTTACCGGGCGGGCGAAAAATCCATCATCGAAAAACGGATCAGGGCCGGGGTGAGCCGGGTGTATGATGAAATGAAGGCCATTTATGGCCAAGCGTGA
- a CDS encoding GNAT family N-acetyltransferase, with translation MNSSKTYEDLSSQDLMNLIEANLIERSLYFPRLFNGEIHGPNPIWFITGPTLPAGNGVVSATFALGEIDASIEATLAPFKARRLPLKWWVGPATAPQNMGQHLQNHGLTHNRDMMGMATNLHNLAQPIAPPLPKLTFERVKNKTTLAEWYNLLLAGFPISFDQVYLDALALASLGPGTAERHYIVQHRGKTVGISTLFLDGNVAGLYNLVTCPQARGQGIGTWLTIRTYQEALTLGYAIGTLQTTYPNALRLYHRLGFEVYCKIGIYSYSKNV, from the coding sequence GTGAACTCATCTAAAACCTATGAGGATTTATCCAGCCAGGATCTGATGAACTTGATCGAGGCGAACCTGATTGAGCGATCATTGTATTTTCCCCGCCTCTTCAACGGGGAGATCCACGGTCCCAATCCAATCTGGTTCATCACCGGCCCCACTTTACCCGCCGGCAACGGTGTCGTTAGCGCAACCTTTGCCCTGGGAGAGATTGACGCCAGTATCGAGGCCACTCTGGCCCCCTTCAAAGCCCGCCGGTTGCCGCTGAAATGGTGGGTTGGGCCGGCCACTGCTCCCCAAAACATGGGCCAGCATCTACAAAATCATGGTTTAACCCACAATCGTGACATGATGGGCATGGCCACGAATCTACACAATTTGGCCCAGCCCATAGCACCACCCCTACCCAAATTAACTTTTGAAAGGGTTAAAAACAAAACAACTCTGGCCGAATGGTACAATCTTCTACTGGCCGGTTTTCCTATCTCATTTGATCAAGTTTATTTGGACGCTCTGGCCCTCGCCAGCTTGGGGCCAGGTACCGCCGAGCGCCACTACATAGTCCAACACCGGGGAAAAACAGTGGGCATCAGCACGCTTTTTCTGGATGGAAATGTCGCCGGCCTTTATAACCTGGTAACCTGCCCCCAAGCCCGGGGGCAGGGAATTGGGACCTGGTTGACAATAAGAACTTACCAGGAGGCCCTGACCTTGGGTTACGCCATCGGCACCCTCCAGACCACCTACCCCAATGCCTTACGGCTGTATCATCGGCTGGGATTTGAGGTTTATTGTAAAATCGGGATATATTCATATTCCAAGAATGTCTAG
- a CDS encoding glycosyltransferase family 4 protein encodes MNISIDYTAALKQSGGIGRYARGLITTLAQLDQQNRYTLLAAADAPRAGLQVFQSYPNFNHKIYPLPERWLTIGWHRLYLPVPVEWLAGAMDLFHSPNFILPPVGRAKTLLTVHDLSFIRHPQGAVDSLRRWLNRVVPRSLARADHVLADSLSTKDDLIEIFNVPAQKITVVGAGVKERFQPITDPAALDAVRRRYRLPPQKFILGLGALQPRKNFTGLIRAFSQSRVRETHHLVIGGGKGWLYHDIFKAAETSPVANRIHLIGFVADDDLPALYSLADIFAFPSHYEGFGIPVIEAMACGTPVVCANNSCLPEVAGPSALQITATDLPALAEALQVLATDSAQRRQAIEKGFVQAQKFTWPAAAKRLLDVYQSLLRRSI; translated from the coding sequence TTGAACATTTCTATTGATTACACCGCCGCCCTCAAACAAAGCGGCGGCATTGGCCGTTACGCGCGGGGTTTGATCACCACCCTGGCCCAATTGGATCAACAAAACCGCTACACGCTCCTGGCCGCCGCCGACGCGCCCCGCGCCGGCCTGCAAGTTTTCCAGTCGTATCCAAATTTTAATCACAAAATCTACCCGCTGCCGGAACGCTGGCTGACCATTGGCTGGCATCGTTTATACCTGCCGGTTCCGGTGGAATGGTTGGCCGGGGCAATGGACCTGTTTCACTCGCCTAATTTCATCCTGCCCCCGGTTGGCCGGGCCAAAACGCTGCTCACCGTCCACGATCTTTCCTTTATTCGCCATCCCCAGGGCGCGGTGGACAGCCTGCGCCGGTGGCTCAACCGGGTGGTGCCCCGCAGCCTGGCCCGCGCCGATCACGTGCTGGCCGATTCTCTCAGCACCAAAGACGATTTGATTGAAATCTTCAACGTCCCCGCCCAAAAAATCACCGTTGTTGGCGCGGGCGTTAAAGAGCGATTCCAGCCCATCACCGACCCCGCCGCCCTGGACGCCGTTCGCCGCCGCTACCGCCTGCCCCCGCAAAAGTTCATTTTGGGGCTGGGCGCGTTACAACCCCGCAAAAACTTTACCGGCCTGATCAGGGCTTTTTCCCAATCGCGGGTGAGGGAGACCCACCACCTGGTCATCGGGGGGGGCAAGGGCTGGCTTTACCACGACATTTTCAAAGCCGCCGAAACTTCGCCGGTGGCCAACCGGATCCACCTGATCGGCTTTGTGGCCGACGACGACCTGCCCGCGCTCTACAGCCTGGCCGACATTTTTGCCTTCCCCTCCCATTACGAAGGTTTTGGCATCCCCGTGATCGAGGCCATGGCCTGCGGCACGCCGGTGGTGTGCGCCAATAACTCCTGCCTGCCCGAAGTGGCCGGCCCATCCGCCTTGCAAATCACGGCCACAGACCTGCCCGCCCTGGCTGAGGCGTTGCAGGTGCTGGCCACAGATTCGGCCCAACGCCGGCAAGCCATAGAAAAAGGCTTTGTTCAGGCCCAAAAATTCACCTGGCCTGCCGCCGCCAAACGTTTACTGGATGTTTACCAATCACTTCTCCGACGTTCCATCTAG
- a CDS encoding SDR family oxidoreductase, translating into MSKSILITGASTGIGAETARYLAQNNTIIVHYNASKTEAEKVAVEVGQAGGQAHLIQANVSTEAGCVKIFDEVREKYDHLDVLVNNAGGLIKRQPVTALEWPLMEQIFALNVFSVMKLSSLCIPLLKNGSQPCIINLTSIAIRHGAPTATIYGAAKSAIDAFTRGLAKELAPDIRVNAVAPGVIETPFHQKVSTPEQMQNFKNNTPLKVNGKAIHIAMAIKMLIENDFMTGETVDVNGGLFMR; encoded by the coding sequence ATGTCAAAGAGCATCTTAATCACCGGCGCCAGCACCGGCATTGGCGCCGAAACAGCCAGGTATTTAGCCCAAAATAATACCATCATTGTGCACTATAACGCTTCCAAAACGGAAGCAGAAAAAGTGGCCGTGGAAGTCGGTCAGGCAGGAGGCCAGGCCCACCTCATTCAGGCCAATGTGTCCACCGAAGCCGGCTGCGTTAAAATTTTTGACGAGGTGCGCGAAAAGTATGACCACCTGGACGTTCTGGTCAACAACGCCGGTGGCCTGATCAAAAGACAGCCGGTTACAGCCCTTGAGTGGCCGCTGATGGAGCAAATTTTTGCGCTCAATGTATTCTCGGTGATGAAACTCTCCTCGCTCTGCATTCCTCTGCTCAAAAACGGCAGCCAGCCGTGTATCATCAACCTGACCTCAATTGCGATCCGGCATGGCGCCCCCACCGCTACCATTTATGGCGCAGCCAAATCGGCCATTGATGCCTTCACGCGGGGCCTGGCCAAAGAGCTGGCCCCGGACATTCGGGTTAACGCCGTTGCGCCGGGCGTCATTGAAACGCCGTTTCATCAAAAAGTCTCCACCCCGGAGCAAATGCAAAATTTCAAAAACAACACGCCCTTAAAGGTAAACGGCAAAGCCATCCACATTGCCATGGCCATTAAAATGCTGATTGAAAATGATTTTATGACCGGCGAAACCGTTGACGTCAACGGCGGCCTTTTTATGAGATAA
- a CDS encoding glycosyltransferase family 39 protein — protein MPPTDKIPWRYLGLLLAANLSLLLPNAALLRVAGALLLIGLLPGLSWANRLLATSPALLRWTAAAALSYTLTMLAALLLHYLPGPLPAWPLLTVLNLVGLIPFLKGNPGPAKTGAALTRFLPPALLLILVTAGLLRGVNLHYSEFQGDEALAMIAAAESLEGHADALFLRAKGPGEVLLPLALWRLTGTTNELIARLPFTAASLLAIVTIYLIGRDIGGRRLGWLAAGFFAFNGFAVAFGRIVQYQALVLWLSAMAFLLIWQWRQTGQQRLAVLGGLCLGAGLLAHYDAILALPALAWLFVTTTHHRPPTLTENNQFTLYTGGQPLAISRHVIPALKSGLLFLLALLLVALPFYLPFTLDPRANRTGQYVGRRIGDELRNNLPNFFHFNTFYSSSYYLILTGLLVLGLLLWLLWQARWSRWRLPVLLALGIAAVILKPNLLTLNQTNLSILPFALLLAGAFLALPFGSFGQALIIWLAVPFLGYNFVVALGLTHIYTIVPAWSLLAALGWHHLLELQITNYKRRFSFLISNFILIYLLYLSTVFLWNAFVHHDVEYWQDYPHGNLPFYWNPYPDLPRAGFFGFAHRAGWKAIGQKIVSGELSGDYGSNEEPDVTTWYTRGTPRACDPQPEFYYLAGDLIDPVEVPTKIIETQYQQIGTVTLPNQKQMRIMQQTPASLTLDQLDEARLAREFDQTATPAAFARSARGAVPLAVNFGHLVRLIGYQLDTRRAYPGGRVPVTLYWQALAPIPASYQVFTHLESEAGPAAQADGGPVCWSYPTTLWQPGQIIADQHAIPLPPSISPGTYPLKVGLYQADTGARLDVLDEAGNPAGTSLTLEMVEIGR, from the coding sequence ATGCCACCCACCGACAAAATACCCTGGCGTTATTTAGGCCTATTACTGGCGGCCAATCTAAGCCTGCTCTTGCCCAACGCGGCGCTCTTGCGCGTGGCCGGGGCTTTGCTCCTCATCGGCTTGCTGCCCGGCCTGAGTTGGGCCAACCGGCTGCTGGCCACTTCTCCTGCCCTGCTACGCTGGACCGCCGCCGCCGCCCTCAGTTATACCCTGACGATGCTCGCCGCCCTGCTGCTCCATTATCTGCCCGGCCCTTTACCGGCCTGGCCCTTGCTGACCGTCCTTAACCTGGTCGGCCTTATCCCTTTTTTAAAAGGCAACCCCGGCCCGGCCAAAACCGGCGCGGCCCTCACTCGCTTTTTGCCCCCGGCCCTTCTGTTGATCCTGGTTACCGCCGGGCTGCTGCGGGGCGTCAACCTTCACTACAGCGAGTTTCAAGGCGACGAAGCCCTGGCCATGATCGCCGCCGCCGAAAGCCTGGAAGGCCACGCCGACGCCCTTTTTTTACGGGCCAAAGGCCCCGGCGAGGTGCTGCTGCCCCTGGCCCTCTGGCGGCTGACCGGCACCACCAACGAACTCATCGCCCGCCTGCCCTTTACGGCTGCCTCTCTCCTGGCTATTGTGACCATTTATTTGATTGGCCGGGACATAGGGGGCCGGAGGCTCGGTTGGTTGGCCGCCGGATTTTTTGCCTTTAACGGTTTTGCCGTGGCTTTTGGCCGCATTGTGCAGTACCAGGCCCTGGTGCTGTGGCTGAGCGCCATGGCCTTTCTGCTGATCTGGCAATGGCGCCAAACCGGGCAACAACGCCTGGCCGTTTTAGGCGGCCTCTGCCTGGGCGCCGGCCTGCTGGCCCACTACGACGCCATTCTGGCGCTGCCGGCCCTGGCCTGGCTGTTTGTAACGACCACCCACCACCGACCACCGACCCTTACCGAAAATAATCAATTTACTCTCTATACCGGCGGCCAACCGTTGGCCATCAGCCGCCACGTAATTCCGGCCCTCAAGTCTGGTCTGCTGTTCCTGCTGGCGTTGCTGCTGGTCGCCTTGCCTTTTTATCTCCCCTTTACGCTGGACCCCCGGGCCAACCGCACCGGCCAATACGTGGGCCGGCGCATCGGCGATGAGTTGCGCAATAACTTGCCTAACTTTTTTCACTTCAACACCTTTTACAGTTCTTCTTATTACCTCATCCTAACCGGCCTGCTGGTCTTGGGCCTGCTGCTCTGGCTCCTGTGGCAGGCCCGCTGGAGCCGTTGGCGGCTGCCTGTTTTGCTGGCCCTTGGTATCGCCGCGGTTATTCTTAAGCCCAACCTGCTGACGCTCAATCAAACTAACCTGTCCATTCTCCCCTTTGCCTTGCTGCTGGCCGGCGCCTTTTTGGCCCTTCCCTTTGGCAGTTTTGGCCAGGCCCTCATTATCTGGCTGGCCGTGCCCTTTCTGGGTTATAATTTTGTGGTGGCCCTGGGTTTAACCCACATTTACACCATTGTCCCGGCCTGGTCCCTGCTGGCCGCGCTGGGCTGGCATCATCTTCTCGAATTACAAATTACAAATTACAAAAGGCGCTTCTCATTTCTCATTTCTAATTTTATCCTGATCTATTTGCTCTACCTATCAACCGTCTTTCTCTGGAACGCCTTTGTTCACCACGATGTTGAATATTGGCAAGATTATCCCCATGGCAATTTACCCTTTTACTGGAATCCTTATCCAGACCTGCCCCGGGCCGGTTTTTTTGGCTTTGCCCATCGCGCCGGCTGGAAAGCGATTGGCCAAAAAATTGTGAGCGGTGAATTGAGCGGCGATTACGGCAGCAACGAAGAACCGGACGTAACCACCTGGTACACCCGCGGCACGCCCCGCGCCTGCGACCCTCAGCCGGAATTTTACTACCTGGCCGGCGATCTGATTGATCCCGTAGAAGTTCCAACCAAGATCATTGAAACACAATATCAACAAATTGGGACGGTGACCCTGCCCAATCAAAAACAAATGCGCATCATGCAGCAAACACCGGCCAGCCTCACCCTGGACCAGTTGGACGAGGCCCGGCTGGCCCGCGAATTTGATCAAACCGCCACGCCGGCCGCTTTTGCGCGCTCGGCGCGGGGGGCGGTGCCGCTGGCCGTCAATTTTGGCCACCTGGTGCGGCTCATTGGTTATCAACTGGATACGCGCCGGGCCTATCCCGGCGGGCGAGTGCCGGTGACGCTGTACTGGCAGGCGCTGGCCCCCATCCCGGCCAGTTATCAAGTTTTTACGCACCTGGAAAGCGAGGCCGGGCCGGCGGCCCAGGCCGACGGCGGGCCGGTGTGTTGGAGCTATCCCACCACGCTTTGGCAGCCCGGCCAAATCATCGCCGACCAACACGCCATCCCCTTGCCCCCCTCAATTTCGCCTGGCACCTATCCCCTGAAGGTCGGCCTTTATCAGGCCGACACCGGAGCGCGGCTGGATGTATTGGACGAGGCGGGCAACCCCGCCGGAACCAGCCTCACTTTAGAAATGGTTGAGATCGGTCGTTAG
- a CDS encoding ornithine cyclodeaminase family protein (cyclodeaminase) — translation MLLLNEDELRQIITIPETLDAVEAAFAALAENRMNVPGDFTLNLPAVNGEVQVKGTYLDEAPYYVIKVGSNFRDNPSINLPAQSGLMVVFDAATGFPAAVLFDNGYVTSMRAGAAGALTAIYLANPQLDHVAVIGSGQQAYIQIKSLKTVRNNIGLVSVWGRTPVKVDTYARRIVEDHDLNVEIASSIEEAVRRADLIITATASEEPLIRAEWLKPGVHIIAVGSDRPNKQELHPKVLQRADVIIVDQYEQCAAVGEIHHGLAAGVISKDDVQGELGDLIIGKIPGRTHPEQITVADLTGLDTQDSTVATLALEKALFLGVGQRVAGSAIDIQNPPIS, via the coding sequence TTGTTATTACTTAACGAAGACGAATTACGCCAAATTATCACCATCCCCGAAACCCTTGACGCGGTTGAGGCTGCTTTTGCGGCGCTGGCCGAGAATCGGATGAATGTGCCGGGCGACTTCACCTTGAACCTGCCCGCCGTCAACGGCGAAGTGCAGGTGAAAGGCACGTATTTGGACGAAGCTCCCTACTACGTCATCAAGGTGGGCAGCAATTTCCGCGACAATCCAAGCATTAATCTACCCGCCCAGAGCGGCCTGATGGTTGTTTTTGATGCCGCCACCGGCTTTCCGGCGGCCGTTCTGTTTGATAACGGGTACGTCACCAGTATGCGGGCCGGAGCAGCCGGAGCATTAACGGCCATCTATCTGGCCAACCCGCAGCTTGACCACGTAGCCGTGATCGGTTCGGGCCAGCAAGCCTACATCCAAATAAAATCGTTAAAGACGGTCAGAAACAACATTGGCCTGGTTTCGGTGTGGGGGCGCACGCCGGTAAAAGTTGACACCTACGCCCGCCGCATTGTTGAAGACCACGATCTCAATGTGGAAATTGCCTCCTCCATTGAAGAGGCCGTGCGCCGGGCAGACCTCATTATCACCGCTACCGCCAGCGAAGAACCCCTCATCCGGGCCGAATGGCTCAAACCGGGCGTCCACATTATTGCCGTGGGCAGCGACAGGCCCAACAAACAGGAGCTGCACCCCAAGGTGTTGCAACGCGCCGACGTGATCATTGTTGACCAGTACGAACAGTGCGCCGCCGTAGGCGAAATTCACCACGGCCTGGCCGCCGGCGTCATCAGCAAAGATGATGTGCAGGGTGAGTTGGGCGATCTGATCATTGGCAAAATTCCGGGACGCACGCACCCCGAACAAATAACCGTGGCCGATCTGACCGGCCTGGACACGCAAGACTCAACCGTGGCCACGCTGGCCCTGGAAAAGGCGCTCTTCCTGGGTGTGGGCCAGCGGGTGGCCGGTTCAGCCATAGACATCCAAAATCCACCCATCAGCTAA
- a CDS encoding molybdopterin-dependent oxidoreductase: protein MTRLKLTVNGNPHTLDVPEFRFLAQVLRYDLGLTGTKIGCNEAECGICTVLVNGTPVNSCIYPAFKAQGAEIETIEGLTANGQLHPLQQAFIDHAAVQCGFCTPGLIMNAKALLDSKTAAGEPVTEHDIKVALKDAYCRCTGYTSIIRAIRQAAGEDVPPDIPSVQEPGQAVGRPLPHPTSLEKVTGRAMFTDDYAFPGMLYARTKRAGIPHAKILSINISAAEALSGVRAVLTHKDVPGRKNHGLVETDWPTLCYDKVRYTGDAVAIVAADTEEIAAQALDLIEVDYQPLPIVPDPILARQPDAPILHDDRPEGNLLKHIKVRKGDIAAGFAQADVIVERTYHTPMTEHAFLEPECAIAVPAGYNPADFGGNVDRSADRGVTASHPKLTVYVGSQIPYADREQIAACLGVENEAVRVIGTLVGGGFGGKEDVMGQIHVALLAQKTGRPVKMLYTRQESLQAHPKRHATVIRVKTGAAKTGRLTAVEAELFGDSGAYASLGEKVMTRATTHASGPYDVPHVKVDCYAMYTNNPPCGAFRGFGVTQSAFAVESNMDQVAEQLGLDPLEFRRLNALEVGAMTCTGQLLRESVGLKECIVALESEMQTHHTQRGESFCWRWREGGKHYAWGIALAYKNTGLGGGAPDKAEVEVEVWVDPRRGTMAEVRTSSAEMGQGLPAVLAQVTAEMLGLPYAKVQVLLSDTDRTPDGGPTTASRQTYLSGNAARYAAQGVRQVLAAAAAERLNCAPDELVFANGQIWINGDAVDIAQAVAWAKEEGRETRVSYEYWAPKTQPLGTGGDMHIAFGFGAQAALVEVDVETGQVQIQKIIGVHDVGRAINPQTLQGQIEGGMVMCMGYALTEHYVMENGQPWTNVFARYKIPGIKHTPEIVSRLVEHKTTDGPYGAKGVGELPSIPTAPAIANAIYHATGVRVLSLPVDQDALLRAISAGQRKVLAAWGD, encoded by the coding sequence ATGACCCGTTTAAAATTGACCGTCAACGGCAACCCACACACTTTAGACGTGCCCGAATTTCGCTTTTTGGCCCAGGTGCTGCGCTATGATCTGGGTCTGACCGGCACCAAAATCGGCTGCAACGAGGCCGAGTGCGGCATCTGCACGGTGCTGGTCAATGGAACGCCGGTGAACTCCTGCATCTATCCGGCCTTCAAAGCTCAAGGTGCAGAGATTGAAACCATTGAAGGTTTGACGGCCAACGGTCAATTGCACCCGCTGCAACAAGCCTTTATTGACCACGCCGCCGTGCAGTGCGGTTTTTGCACCCCCGGTCTGATAATGAACGCCAAAGCCTTGCTTGATAGCAAAACTGCCGCCGGCGAGCCGGTGACGGAACACGACATAAAAGTGGCTTTGAAAGACGCCTACTGCCGCTGCACCGGTTACACCAGCATTATCCGGGCCATTCGCCAGGCCGCAGGTGAGGATGTTCCGCCTGACATTCCCTCTGTGCAGGAGCCGGGCCAGGCCGTTGGCCGTCCCCTGCCCCATCCTACCTCTCTGGAAAAAGTCACCGGCCGGGCTATGTTCACCGATGATTATGCTTTTCCAGGGATGCTTTACGCCCGCACCAAACGGGCCGGCATTCCCCATGCCAAAATCCTCTCTATCAACATCAGCGCGGCGGAAGCCCTGTCCGGCGTCCGCGCCGTGTTGACCCACAAAGACGTGCCGGGCCGCAAAAATCACGGCCTGGTGGAAACCGATTGGCCCACGCTGTGTTACGATAAAGTGCGCTACACGGGCGACGCCGTAGCCATTGTGGCCGCCGACACGGAAGAAATTGCGGCCCAGGCTCTGGACTTGATAGAGGTTGATTACCAGCCGTTGCCCATCGTGCCCGATCCTATTTTGGCCCGCCAGCCGGACGCGCCCATTTTGCACGATGACCGGCCGGAGGGTAATTTGCTCAAACACATCAAAGTGCGCAAAGGTGATATAGCGGCCGGCTTTGCCCAGGCCGACGTGATTGTAGAACGCACTTATCATACGCCTATGACCGAACACGCCTTCCTTGAGCCGGAGTGCGCCATTGCTGTGCCTGCCGGCTATAATCCCGCCGATTTTGGTGGAAATGTGGACCGCTCTGCCGACCGGGGCGTAACCGCCAGCCATCCCAAATTGACCGTTTATGTGGGCAGCCAGATCCCCTATGCCGACCGGGAGCAAATTGCGGCCTGTCTGGGTGTGGAAAACGAAGCAGTGCGCGTCATCGGCACCCTGGTGGGTGGCGGTTTTGGCGGTAAGGAGGATGTTATGGGCCAGATACACGTGGCGCTGCTGGCCCAAAAAACCGGGCGTCCGGTAAAAATGCTTTACACCCGCCAGGAGAGTTTACAGGCGCATCCCAAACGCCACGCCACCGTGATCCGCGTAAAAACGGGCGCCGCCAAAACAGGCCGATTGACGGCGGTGGAAGCGGAATTATTTGGCGACAGCGGCGCCTACGCCAGCTTGGGCGAGAAGGTGATGACTCGCGCCACCACCCACGCTTCCGGGCCTTACGACGTGCCTCATGTGAAAGTGGATTGTTATGCCATGTATACCAACAATCCCCCCTGCGGCGCGTTCCGCGGTTTTGGTGTTACCCAGAGCGCCTTTGCCGTCGAGAGCAATATGGACCAGGTGGCTGAACAATTGGGCTTGGACCCTCTTGAATTCCGTCGCCTCAATGCGCTGGAGGTGGGCGCAATGACCTGCACCGGCCAGTTGCTGCGCGAGAGTGTGGGTCTTAAAGAGTGTATAGTCGCGCTGGAAAGCGAGATGCAGACTCACCATACCCAACGGGGAGAGTCCTTTTGTTGGCGATGGCGCGAGGGCGGCAAACATTACGCCTGGGGGATCGCTTTGGCTTACAAAAATACCGGCCTGGGTGGGGGCGCGCCCGATAAAGCCGAGGTCGAGGTGGAAGTTTGGGTGGATCCCCGCCGGGGAACGATGGCCGAAGTCCGCACCTCGTCGGCGGAGATGGGGCAGGGTTTACCGGCCGTGCTGGCCCAGGTGACGGCAGAAATGTTGGGCCTGCCTTATGCCAAGGTGCAGGTGTTGCTCAGCGATACCGACCGTACCCCCGACGGCGGCCCCACCACGGCCAGCCGCCAAACCTATCTCAGCGGCAATGCGGCCCGTTACGCGGCTCAGGGTGTTCGGCAGGTGTTGGCTGCGGCGGCAGCGGAACGTTTGAACTGTGCGCCGGACGAATTGGTGTTTGCCAACGGCCAAATCTGGATAAATGGTGATGCGGTAGATATAGCCCAGGCCGTTGCCTGGGCCAAAGAAGAAGGGCGTGAAACTAGAGTCTCTTATGAATACTGGGCGCCCAAAACCCAGCCGCTTGGCACCGGCGGCGATATGCACATCGCTTTTGGTTTTGGGGCCCAGGCAGCATTGGTCGAAGTTGACGTTGAAACCGGTCAGGTGCAAATTCAAAAAATCATTGGGGTACACGATGTAGGCCGGGCCATCAACCCCCAGACGCTCCAGGGGCAAATAGAAGGGGGCATGGTCATGTGTATGGGTTATGCCCTGACCGAGCATTATGTAATGGAAAACGGCCAACCCTGGACTAACGTTTTTGCCCGTTACAAGATACCCGGGATCAAACACACCCCGGAAATCGTTTCGCGTTTGGTGGAGCATAAGACGACGGATGGGCCTTATGGGGCCAAAGGCGTGGGTGAATTGCCCAGCATCCCCACCGCCCCGGCCATCGCCAATGCCATTTACCATGCTACCGGCGTTCGGGTGTTGAGCCTGCCCGTTGACCAGGACGCGCTTCTGCGAGCCATCAGCGCCGGCCAACGGAAAGTGTTGGCGGCCTGGGGGGACTAA